The following nucleotide sequence is from Longimicrobium sp..
AGATCCTCCAACTGCGCGCCGAGCGCGCCAAGCTCCTCGGCTACCCGACGCACGCCCACTGGCGCCTGGAGAACGCGATGGCGAAGACGCCGGAGCGCGCCCTGGAGTTGATGGAGGCGGTCTGGAAGCCGGCGGTCGCGCGCGTCCGGCAGGAGGTCGCCGACATGCAGGCGCTCGCCGACAAGGAGGGCGCGCGGATCAAGATCGAGCCGTGGGATTATCGCTACTACGCCGAGAAGGTGCGCCAGGCCCGCTACGACCTCGACCAGAACGAACTCAAGCAGTACCTCCAGCTCGACAAGCTGCGCGAGGGGATGTTCTGGGTGGCGGGCGAGCTCTTCGGGTTCGCCTTCCGGCCGGTGGCGAACGTGCCGGTGTACCATCCGGACGTGACCGTCTACGAGGTGACGGACCGCGCCTCCGGCCGCCACATCGGCCTCTGGTACTTCGATCCGTACGCCCGCGCCGGCAAGCGCTCGGGCGCGTGGATGAACGCGTACCGCAACCAGGAGCGCTACGCCGGCGAGATCACCACCATCGTCTCCAACAACTCCAACTTCGTGAAGGGGCAGCCCGGCGAGCCCGTCCTGATCTCCTGGGACGACGCCACCACGCTCTTCCACGAGTTCGGGCACGCGCTGCACGGGCTGTCGTCCAACGTGAACTACCCGTCGCTTTCGGGCACGTCGGTGGCGCGCGACTACGTGGAGTTCCCCTCGCAGCTGCTGGAGCACTGGCTGACCACGCCGCAGGTGCTTCAGCGCTTCGCGGTGCACTACCAGACGGGCGAGCCCATTCCGCAGCAGCTGGTACACCGCATCAAGCGCGCGGCCACCTTCAACCAGGGCTTCGCCACGGTGGAGTACCTGGCCAGCGCGCTGATCGACATGAAGCTTCACCTGGCCGGCACCGCCGACATCGACCCCCGCGCCTTCGAGCGCGAAACGCTGGCGCAGATGGGAATGCCGCGCGAGATCGTGATGCGGCACCGGACGCCGCAGTTCGGGCACGTGTTCGCGGGCGACGGCTACTCGGCGGGCTACTACAGCTACCTGTGGTCCGACGTGATCACCGCCGACGCGGCCGAGGCGTTCCTGGAAGCGCCGGGCGGCCTGTACGATCCGGGGGTGGCGCGCCGCCTTCGCGAGAACATCTTCTCCATCGGCAACACCATCGACCCGGCGGAGGGCTATCGCCGGTTCCGCGGGCGCGACCCGGCCGTGGAGGCGCTGATGCGCAAGCGAGGCTTCGCGCCGCCCGCCGGCAGCCACTGACGCCGGCTGACGGGAGATGAGAATGGCCGGCCATCGCGACATGGCCGGCCTTTCTTGTTTCACGCAGAGGCGCAGAGAAAAGGGAGAGGACGCAGAGAGAACCGTCAGCTCCTCTGCGTCCTCTCTGTCATCTCTGCGTCCTCTGCGTGAAACTGTTGTTCAAAGGCGGCGAGGCGCGAAGATTTCCTTGCGCATCACCAGCTTGCGGCG
It contains:
- a CDS encoding M3 family metallopeptidase codes for the protein AGLPQSLRDAAAAAAASKKQPVGSYVILNTRSSVDPFLTYSDRRDLREKVWRMFVNRGDNGDKNDNNSIITEILQLRAERAKLLGYPTHAHWRLENAMAKTPERALELMEAVWKPAVARVRQEVADMQALADKEGARIKIEPWDYRYYAEKVRQARYDLDQNELKQYLQLDKLREGMFWVAGELFGFAFRPVANVPVYHPDVTVYEVTDRASGRHIGLWYFDPYARAGKRSGAWMNAYRNQERYAGEITTIVSNNSNFVKGQPGEPVLISWDDATTLFHEFGHALHGLSSNVNYPSLSGTSVARDYVEFPSQLLEHWLTTPQVLQRFAVHYQTGEPIPQQLVHRIKRAATFNQGFATVEYLASALIDMKLHLAGTADIDPRAFERETLAQMGMPREIVMRHRTPQFGHVFAGDGYSAGYYSYLWSDVITADAAEAFLEAPGGLYDPGVARRLRENIFSIGNTIDPAEGYRRFRGRDPAVEALMRKRGFAPPAGSH